A DNA window from Bdellovibrionales bacterium contains the following coding sequences:
- the carB gene encoding carbamoyl-phosphate synthase large subunit → MPLKSKYKKVLILGSGPIVIGQACEFDYSGAQACKALKQLGLQVILVNSNPATIMTDPDLAHKVYIEPLKANFLEKIIEKERPDALIPTLGGQTALNLGLELSSTGILKKYNVEMIGATEDVIRAAEDRERFRKILQTVGAKYPKSEMVRTYQQGLEAAEIIGFPIILRPNYTLGGGGGGVAYSREEYEQMIATALAASPTSEVLVEESILGWKEFELEVMRDSNGTFVTICSIENIDPCGVHTGDSITVAPQQTLSERAYQDMRDEARLILNAVGLECGGANVQFAVHPESGKRVVIEMNPRVSRSSALASKATGFPIAKIAALLAVGYCLEEITNDITKSTPSCYEPALDYVVTKIPRFAFEKFTGAKDLLTTQMKSVGEVMSLGRTFKESFQKAIQSSETHCGFEEVTFSQEKLAYPNSQRLMHLGQAFREGYSIDEVYQLTQINQWFLHQIKDIIDFEKEISQKPELDKEFLLKAKRYGFSDKRISQLRKTAEGEVRKARYALKVRPEFLQVDTCAGEFSSSTPYFYSTYWSDQGFPLAQLEAVSAGKLALIMGSGPNRIGQGIEFDYCCVRGVKAFQSEGYHVAMINSNPETVSTDYDTSDILFFEPLTLESVSEVASALNPMGIVVQLGGQTPINMAKALSEAGHTILGSTAATIDLAEDRARFKVVCENLKIKIPRAGVADNFSVAKSVAEDIGFPLICRPSYVLGGRRMEVVENMDELKEYFDKHGHVITPEGPCFMDQFLEGALEMDVDLIRGKDWTLVGGVIEHIEAAGVHSGDSMGVIPPQRLKAATLQEIEEICIRLAGEMKVIGHLNVQLAIKNGEIFIIEANPRCSRTVPFLAKAAGVPIVKLGVQAVLGKTSKEVQPEQYNYKNIKTVCVKGVVFPFNKFVEADSILGPEMKSTGESMGRAYDYGEALMKAFISSHHRLPKTGEVFLSLREKDKASLLPTISAMVELGYKLSATQGTAKYLYDHGIDCIPVKKVHEGRPNCVDRIRSGKVNLVINTTSGRQSIDASFNIRRSCTDYGIPCLTEDHAAEVFVLALKKLHTGAFDVHPL, encoded by the coding sequence ATGCCGTTAAAGTCCAAATACAAAAAGGTTCTCATTCTCGGAAGCGGACCTATTGTAATTGGACAGGCGTGTGAGTTCGATTACTCGGGAGCGCAAGCGTGCAAAGCTCTTAAACAACTGGGCCTCCAAGTGATCCTGGTCAATTCAAATCCAGCAACGATCATGACGGATCCCGATCTTGCTCACAAAGTTTACATCGAGCCTCTCAAGGCAAATTTCCTCGAAAAAATTATCGAAAAAGAAAGACCCGATGCGCTGATTCCTACATTGGGTGGGCAGACCGCACTCAATCTGGGTTTAGAACTTTCATCCACTGGAATACTTAAAAAATACAATGTGGAAATGATCGGAGCTACTGAGGACGTCATTCGCGCAGCGGAAGATCGTGAAAGATTTCGAAAAATTCTTCAGACCGTTGGTGCGAAATATCCCAAGAGCGAAATGGTGCGTACCTATCAGCAAGGTTTAGAGGCTGCGGAAATCATCGGATTCCCCATCATCTTACGTCCCAACTACACTCTCGGTGGCGGCGGTGGGGGAGTGGCTTACTCTCGCGAAGAGTACGAGCAAATGATTGCGACCGCGCTGGCAGCAAGTCCCACATCCGAAGTCTTAGTCGAAGAAAGTATCCTCGGTTGGAAAGAATTCGAACTGGAAGTGATGCGCGATAGTAATGGCACATTTGTTACCATCTGCAGTATCGAAAATATTGATCCATGTGGAGTTCACACGGGTGACAGTATCACCGTGGCTCCTCAACAAACTCTTTCCGAGCGCGCCTATCAAGATATGCGGGACGAAGCGCGATTGATTCTGAATGCCGTCGGTTTAGAGTGTGGCGGAGCGAATGTTCAGTTTGCGGTGCATCCGGAATCAGGCAAACGCGTAGTGATTGAAATGAATCCGCGGGTGAGTCGCTCTTCGGCCCTGGCGAGCAAAGCGACGGGTTTTCCCATTGCAAAGATTGCCGCGCTCTTGGCCGTGGGCTATTGCCTCGAAGAAATTACGAATGACATTACTAAATCGACGCCGTCCTGCTACGAGCCCGCTCTCGACTATGTGGTGACGAAGATTCCTCGATTTGCCTTTGAAAAATTCACCGGTGCTAAAGATCTACTCACCACGCAAATGAAAAGCGTGGGCGAGGTGATGAGTTTAGGTCGCACCTTTAAAGAGTCTTTTCAAAAAGCGATTCAGTCCTCAGAAACCCATTGCGGCTTCGAAGAAGTCACTTTTTCTCAAGAAAAGCTCGCGTATCCTAACTCGCAGCGCTTGATGCATCTCGGACAAGCTTTCCGCGAAGGTTACTCGATTGACGAGGTCTATCAACTCACACAGATCAACCAATGGTTCCTTCATCAGATTAAAGATATCATCGACTTCGAAAAAGAAATTTCTCAAAAGCCTGAGCTGGATAAAGAATTCTTGCTCAAGGCCAAGCGTTACGGGTTTTCCGATAAACGAATCAGTCAGTTGCGCAAAACGGCAGAGGGAGAAGTTCGAAAAGCTCGTTATGCCCTCAAAGTGCGTCCTGAATTTCTACAAGTGGACACTTGCGCAGGGGAGTTTTCATCTTCGACTCCGTATTTTTACTCGACGTACTGGTCCGATCAAGGTTTTCCCCTCGCGCAGCTCGAAGCTGTGAGTGCGGGCAAACTGGCTTTGATTATGGGAAGCGGACCGAATCGAATTGGCCAAGGCATTGAATTCGATTACTGCTGCGTTCGCGGAGTAAAAGCGTTCCAAAGCGAAGGCTACCACGTCGCCATGATTAACTCGAATCCCGAGACCGTCTCCACCGATTATGACACCAGCGATATTTTGTTCTTCGAGCCCCTCACTTTAGAATCGGTGAGCGAAGTGGCCTCGGCCCTCAATCCGATGGGAATTGTGGTGCAGCTAGGAGGTCAAACTCCGATTAACATGGCCAAGGCCTTAAGTGAGGCGGGCCACACGATTTTGGGTTCGACGGCTGCGACCATTGATTTGGCCGAGGATCGAGCTCGCTTTAAAGTCGTTTGCGAAAATTTAAAAATCAAAATTCCGCGCGCTGGTGTGGCTGATAATTTTTCCGTGGCCAAATCTGTTGCGGAAGACATTGGATTTCCTCTGATCTGTCGCCCCAGCTATGTCTTGGGTGGACGCCGGATGGAAGTTGTTGAAAACATGGACGAGCTTAAAGAGTACTTTGATAAGCATGGGCATGTGATCACTCCTGAGGGTCCCTGCTTTATGGATCAATTCCTCGAAGGCGCTCTCGAGATGGATGTGGATCTTATTCGCGGAAAAGATTGGACTCTCGTCGGTGGAGTGATTGAGCATATCGAGGCCGCAGGTGTGCACTCTGGCGACAGCATGGGTGTTATCCCTCCTCAAAGATTAAAGGCTGCAACTCTTCAAGAGATTGAAGAGATCTGTATTCGATTGGCCGGAGAGATGAAGGTGATAGGTCATCTCAACGTTCAGTTAGCCATTAAAAACGGCGAGATTTTTATTATCGAAGCGAATCCGCGGTGCTCGCGGACGGTACCGTTTCTCGCCAAAGCCGCGGGTGTGCCTATAGTAAAGTTAGGTGTTCAAGCGGTCCTGGGAAAAACCAGTAAAGAGGTTCAGCCCGAGCAGTATAATTACAAAAACATCAAAACCGTTTGTGTCAAAGGCGTTGTCTTTCCGTTTAATAAATTTGTGGAGGCCGACTCCATACTTGGGCCCGAGATGAAATCAACAGGTGAGAGCATGGGCCGCGCGTATGATTACGGTGAGGCTCTGATGAAGGCCTTCATTTCAAGTCACCATCGCTTACCCAAAACGGGCGAAGTCTTCCTGTCCCTGAGAGAGAAGGACAAAGCGAGCTTGTTGCCTACAATATCGGCAATGGTGGAGCTGGGGTACAAACTCTCTGCGACTCAGGGAACGGCGAAGTATCTTTACGATCACGGCATTGACTGCATTCCAGTTAAAAAAGTTCATGAAGGACGACCGAACTGTGTCGATCGTATTCGCTCGGGTAAGGTGAATCTTGTGATCAACACCACATCCGGTCGCCAGTCGATCGACGCCAGTTTTAATATTCGCCGCAGTTGCACAGACTACGGGATTCCTTGCCTGACCGAGG